A single genomic interval of Epinephelus fuscoguttatus linkage group LG22, E.fuscoguttatus.final_Chr_v1 harbors:
- the si:ch73-252i11.1 gene encoding protein mono-ADP-ribosyltransferase PARP12 has product MESEILKFICANQGAVNTDFLMFNLGSGDSTNEIINNQEKFALCCPYGQPKVVARTSLKLCRAMECVGGCSGLHLCKKYLMTGSCPFIQTRRGCRFSHTLHSEHNAGLLRAHGLDSLSMAELSTLLLQSDRSLLPDICHDYNNGGGESGLCKEGFDCHRLHICDKFLNRDCSCSKTHEFTALQPYKNLQKRGVPDEIFSSLKTVYANQMALKYNDRKGNRQPNSSTGEYSASAGREDGQNLPQRSWHRGRGRGGNRGNRGNRGNRGNRGNRGNRGNQGNHEDLQRTSSTSDIFDDNDDMDWGSVDGTTEEKPMNSSTSDISIAANDTDASSDSGHNREQTKNSTAVRGRGGNRGNRGNKGNHQDLKQTRSTNDIPGAVNDDANGDDGPNRRPRQRPVRDKTEICMYFIKGHCKHEDRCFKAHEKLPYRWQVWENDHWNALPANETIEKDYCDPKNTYSSSSPPVCFDTMTRGSDKVRRLSTINSLVEPTFIHTTEWVWYWEDEFGNWTMYASAAGGHKAANMDSSNLEQKYLDDDKDVVEFTVGSQSYSLSFQDMIQTNKHYGTKRLVRRRPQFVSAAEVRTRKARKTVGQQNFTPIPDHWDKTQIPQTGYGLVALQRSSGEFKEIETLFCKTMRGFDIIKIERIQNKALWEVFQWQKTQMKNNNNQHFVAEKKLFHGTDSKYVEAICTANFDWRVCGLNGTVFGQGSYFARDAKYSHSYTGDSTVKTMFISRVLVGDYTKGCSTYRRAPSKDGGDINFYNSCVDDVINPTIYVVFEKHQIYPEYLLQYKTTHPLVDLYGSTSTPAAAPTRAPAPRPAPTPTLRPAPAPRPAPAPRPVSQPSVSAYPRSTSALSSTASSPYRSSTSSYQPSTLSYQPSTSSYQYLSSRTVNPPTPSPPPSPASAKPKKNSDSCVIA; this is encoded by the exons ATGGAGTCAGAAATACTGAAGTTCATCTGCGCCAATCAAGGAGCAGTTAACACagattttctgatgtttaacCTCGGCTCGGGCGACTCAACGAATGAGATCATCAATAACCAGGAGAAATTTGCTCTGTGTTGTCCTTACGGGCAGCCGAAGGTGGTGGCCAGGACCAGCCTGAAGCTGTGCAGAGCAATGGAGTGTGTTGGAGGCTGCAGTGGGCTACACCTGTGCAAAAAGTACCTGATGACCGGCTCCTGCCCCTTCATTCAGACCAG GAGAGGATGCAGATTCTCCCATACGCTGCACTCTGAACACAATGCGGGGTTGCTGAGGGCTCATGGGCTGGACAGTTTGAGCATGGCGGAGCtttccacactgctgctgcagagcgaCAGGTCGCTGCTGCCTGAT ATATGTCACGATTACAACAATGGTGGCGGGGAGTCTGGCCTGTGTAAGGAAGGTTTTGATTGCCACAGGCTGCATATCTGTGACAAGTTCCTGAACCGTGACTGCAGCTGCTCCAAGACTCATGAATTTACTGCTCTACAGCCATACAAGAACCTGCAGAAAAGAGGCGTGCCTGACGAGATCTTCAGCTCTTTGAAGACTGTTTATGCAAACCAAATGGCTTTGAAGTACAATGACAGAAAGGGCAACCGTCAACCAAACTCTTCCACCGGTGAATACTCTGCTTCCGCCGGCAGGGAGGATGGTCAGAATTTACCACAAAGGAGTTggcacagagggagagggagaggtggtAACCGAGGCAACAGAGGCAATAGGGGCAACAGGGGCAACAGAGGCAACAGGGGCAACAGAGGAAACCAGGGCAATCATGAAGACCTGCAACGAACCAGCTCTACGAGTGACATCTTTGATGACAATGATGACATGGATTGGGGCAGCGTAGATGGAACGACCGAAGAAAAGCCAATGAACTCTTCCACCAGTGATATCTCTATTGCTGCCAACGACACTGATGCGAGCAGCGACAGCGGTCACAACAGAGAGCAAACTAAAAATTCAACAGCTGTCAGAGGCAGAGGCGGCAACAGGGGCAACAGAGGAAACAAGGGCAACCATCAAGACCTGAAACAAACTCGCTCGACTAATGATATCCCTGGTGCTGTCAATGACGATGCAAACGGTGATGATGGACCGAACAGAAGGCCAAGGCAAAGGCCTGTCAGAG ATAAAACTGAGATATGCATGTACTTCATCAAAGGACACTGTAAACATGAGG ACCGATGTTTTAAAGCTCATGAGAAGTTGCCGTACAGATGGCAGGTCTGGGAGAACGATCATTGGAACGCCTTGCCTGCTAATGAGACAATTGAGAAGGACTACTGTGACCCTAAAAACACATACAG cagcagcagcccacCTGTGTGTTTTGACACGATGACCCGGGGATCGGACAAAGTGCGACGACTCTCTACCATAAATTCCTTGGTGGAGCCAACTTTCATCCACACCACTGAGTGGGTGTGGTACTGGGAGGATGAGTTTGGGAACTGGACCATGTACGCTTCAGCT GCTGGTGGACACAAAGCGGCGAACATGGACAGCTCGAACCTGGAGCAGAAGTATCTGGACGACGACAAAGATGTGGTGGAGTTCACTGTCGGTTCACAGTCATACTCACTCAGTTTCCAGG ACAtgatacaaacaaacaagcattaTGGCACTAAGAGGCTTGTGAGAAGGCGTCCCCAGTTTGTCTCTGCGGCTGAAGTCAGAACAAGGAAAGCCAG AAAGACTGTTGGACAACAGAACTTCACCCCCATACCCGACCACTGGGACAAGACACAGATTCCTCAAACAGGATACGGG CTCGTCGCCCTCCAGAGGTCCTCTGGTGAATTTAAGGAAATCGAAACACTTTTCTGTAAAACTATGAGAGGCTTTGACATCATCAAAATCGAAAGGATTCAGAACAAAGCTCTTTGGGAAGTCTTTCAGTG GCAGAAAACTCAGatgaagaacaacaacaatcagcactttgtggcggaaaaaaagctttttcatGGCACTGACTCTAAATACGTAGAGGCCATCTGCACTGCCAACTTTGACTGGAGAGTCTGTGGATTGAACGGAACGGTTTTTGGCCAAG GTAGTTACTTTGCCAGGGATGCAAAATACTCCCACAGCTACACCGGTGACTCAACAGTCAAAACCATGTTCATCTCACGAGTGCTGGTGGGAGACTACACCAAAGGATGCTCCACGTACCGCCGAGCTCCTTCCAAGGACGGCGGGGACATAAACTTCTATAACAGCTGCGTAGACGATGTTATAAACCCGACCATCTATGTTGTGTTTGAGAAGCACCAGATCTATCCCGAGTACCTGCTGCAGTACAAGACCACGCACCCACTCGTTGATTTATACGGATCCACGtccacaccagcagcagcaccgaCACGGGCACCGGCACCAAGACCGGCACCAACACCAACACTAagaccagcaccagcaccaagaccagcaccagcaccaagACCAGTTTCTCAACCCAGTGTATCAGCTTATCCGCGCAGCACATCAGCTCTATCCAGCACAGCCTCATCACCTTATAGATCCAGCACATCCTCATACCAACCCAGCACATTGTCTTACCAACCCAGTACATCCTCTTACcaatacctgtccagcagaacaGTTAACCCACCCACACCATCTCCTCCGCCTTCCCCAGCAAGCGCCAAACCAAAGAAAAATTCTGATTCCTGTGTGATTGCTTAG